aacaataacaaccgTTTTCCCCCTGAAGCTGTTGCGTCAATTTGACCCGGTTAAACGGTGTCCTTGGCCGGACCGGACACTCGGTAGATGATGATAAACGGCCGCTgtagaaaaaaactgtttgctctgcaggacgaaaggggagggggagaggggggtcGTCCTGACCAATCAGCGAGCTCCACTGAGGGGCGTTagtgaagaagatgatgatgatgatgatgataatagaGACAGTTTTAATACAGGTTGTTTATATAAATAcgaataaattaaatgtgtacATTCCACAATCGTCTCATCATCATAATAACGTACTGATAGTTATAcatgaaaaatagaataatagcaatgtagtaataataataccttGTTTTGAGCTTTGGATCGATTTACCAAACAGCACAATGTcaattttcatttctttattatatttatttcattcttttttaaatcattttataaactCGATCTGAAACAACGAATCATATTATTATactcctttattgatccccatgggggaaattcaggtgttgcagcagctcaactacatagaacaGACAAGtatagtttttttatataaatgtagtggacaagaagtataaagtagcacaaaatggaaatactccagagtacaagtacctcaaaattgtacttaactACAGATTTTGAGTAAATGCACCTAGTTGCTTCCACCTTAATAGAACATTGATTTTATCAATCATAAGTAGCATCTGTGCTTTCCTTTTTCAAAACCACCTTTTTAATTTCCTCCAAAaggtttctattttttaaagttgcattttaatgtttttaggccgtttttctttttggatgTACAGCACGTTTAATGCCTGTGTGTATGAAATATGCTAAAGAAATAAACTTCACCTTCCTGGTACAGTATGACAAGTCAAAGTTGTCATGAAAAAGGTATTTTGTAAAGCCAGAGCCTGTTAACATGCTCTGTATGAGTCTAGACAGCACCTTCTAATGTCAGATTCATTTGTTTCCATAGTCCATCTTTATCAGTCAGAGCATTGATGTttcatcaaatcaaatattttgaaatcAACCTTGGTGATAGTAAAGTGCtgtccgtgtgtgtttgtgtgtggtgggtCGTAGTTGTGCATCATGGTTACTCTTCTCAAAGAATGTCACCCTCTGTACGGAGCTGACCACATGATTGTAAGACTTTAACCCCTGACGCAAACATACAATTATTcaggacattaaaaaaaaacactgattcatGTCACATTccggtaaaaataaataaaactgtctAACTGATATCTGCATGTTATTTTTCGTGCTTTAACAGTTTCTGAACcagaacagataaaaaaaatccaacactATAGAAACTGGCCACATAcagaaaacatctgtttggGTTATTTCCCCTATACAGTCTTTATAATAATGGGATGGATATGTAATGTTTTCAAGACATGCActtattattgtatatattttttatcaatatggaagaaacaaaaataaaaaaagactgagaaGACTGTGCCTTTGTTGagtttattgtctttttgtccAAATTGGTCCAAAGGGCTCCCATAGCCTTTCAACAACAAGTCAGATcacaacaaaatatgaaattatgGACAGTGACGCAGGAGAGGACGGCCTGGAGCTCAACGGCTATGCTTTGTGCAAGAGGTTCTGATGTCACTTTTGTGCAGGGCTCCACTGCCATCCCATTAACCTCTGCAGTGTGAAAAAAGATGGACCACCAAACACCATCTGCCCAAACGGGTCTCACTAATGAAAAAGCAACCataacatgttaacattaaaCTACCACGAGCCTGGATCTAATCCGCTTGATCTTAGCCAGAGCCTTCAAGATACAGTGGAGTTCCACAGGGAGCTGTATTAGTGCCACTGTGCTGCTCTATAGATGGACGCCTCACTGTGGCGGCATCATGGAGGGCATCGGTTATGAATTTACAGCTAAAACTCGTTCTAGAAAAGAGGTAGCAAACTAACGCCCCCCTACGGCACAACGTGCCCGAACTAGCCATCTGTGACTTTGTGCTCTACCGACCAGATCCCGAACATCAAGAGCACCTCCAGACAAGACGCACCGTTTAGAGAACCACAAACTGCAGACTCCTCGGTCTGCCTGTTAGCGTCCGTTCACAAACAACTGAAATCAATATTACAAcccatgaaaatgttttggtttcttACATCTTTTGTTACCCGACCACAAAAACACCCTGACTTGTGCAGCATGAGAAATACAttaagtttataaaaaatacaaaaaaaactacttttttttttttttttttttttttaaaccatcaaGAGAGGCATTTTATAGGGACCagaaatgaataacaataacaaaagaagtTCTACgagtttttccaaaatgttttaaaatgtagaatCTATTTACAGAGTCATGTCAGAGCAGGGGGGGGGATATGAAAGCACAAACAGAGCTGGGAGGGGACGACGTGACGAGAGGCGGACCAGGGCAGTCAACTGTTGTTCATAAAAGAGGTGTTTTATTCAAACCTACTGTCAGTCTCGACTCAAAAATGATAAGCGTTCAAAGAGTTCTCAGTCCTTCTGGGAACAGAGGGGGGCAGGGCTAATCCAGGGCGATGATGTCATCGTCGTCATTGTCATGGGAGGCAGCAGCTGCACTCGTTTGGTCCGTCCGCGGGCGCTTGGTGGAGGTCTCGCCGGTTTCTGCGTTTGGGTGCTTCCTCTTGGTGCCGCTTGTCGGTGCTGCTGCAGTGCTGGACGAcgccccttcctcctcctcctcatcagagTCAACGATCATGATGTCATCGTCCTCTGCTGGAGCTGAAAGGTGGCGGAGAACAGCATTCACAGGTGAAAAAATAAGCGGATACAGTTTTGTTTCCACAAAACAACTCATTGCAATTTGAGTCTTCATAAAGTTCAAAAGTCAGTTTGAATCAAATGAGTTGAGGTTTTGTGCTGCTTTGATATATTGTCTTTTAAATAACTTAAGTGATGTCAGTGGACGAACAGCAACAGGCCCAGCGAAACTGAATGACAAAACTGCAGTATCGGCCGTTTCAAACCTGCAGTTCGACAGCTGCAGCATTTTAGAACAGAGCAACAACGAAGTTTGTGACTTGGGCTGCATTCAAACAGTCGGGTTGCTAACATAGAGGTCCCGGAAAAAGAACCGGCAATGGAAGTTGCTGCGTTGGCCAATCAAATAAGTGGTGAATTAGTTTGAAACCTGAATGCTACATTTCTACTGAAAACCTTGCGATTGTCAAAATGAAAGATTAAATATCTCCATATAACATGCagtgtcttgttgtctgataAGATCAGATTCTGATCTCACTACGGACAAATGAAGGCCGTTAAACACACTCTGgagcaaaaacacaatattgcACACATTCCTTCTCATTGTAGCGAAAGAGACAAGACCAAACTAAACCAGCAGTACTCTGACGTGAACTAAgtcaaaagaaaaccttttgtCTCCTGCTCACCTTTAGTAGATGTGGAGGGCTGGGCGGAGTCCTTGTTGCCATTGGTGATGCTGTTCCCTTCTTCCTGGGTAGTCTGAGGGGGCGGAGCTTTGTCTGGGGCCTCGCCAACAACCTCAAACTCCACATCCCGCTCTAGCTCCTCACTGCCAACGAAGACGCAAACAAATAAAGCCTTTTGTAGTTTTGGTCATTTGAAAGTCACCATAAAACAACATTAGAGATTAAACATTCAACTGTGCGCAATGTATTTTATTCACACAATCGAATAGCAGAGGTACATACGTGTGCAGGACATTAACGAGGAGCGTGTAGTCTTGGAGGAAGTCGTCAACTTGGAGACGGCTGCCGTTACGAATCCCGAAATCAGCTAGAAATTTGCTGTTGTTGCCTGTGGAGGGATCGACAGGGACGGAGTTACACACACTTAATGGGTTTGTTATACTATACATGTGGGgacaatcaaatattttttaaactgtaaaccACAATACATTATAATTTGTAATAGCTATGCATTCaggttacatttatttaatgaacaaCCCCCCAatctcaaaatatatatataatccaaAACTGCCCATTTCCAGCTCTATCATTACAAACCCTTACAAAAGAACTAATCTAATATGTCCAGAGAGATGCTGTTCACTTTATGCTTTTTTAATCTCCCATTGTCTAGGCAGAATGTGTTTTAGCTAAGGTCTAATAGACAGATGCTGCCACAGCGCCCTCCTCTGTCCGACTGGAAAATCACCACAAGCAAATGCATTgcatttctttctatttttcccTCCTTGCTTACTTTCCGTCTCTCCTTCCTCCGAGGAGATGAGGATGGTCCCTTTTCCGTCCTCTATCTGAACATCTGGAGCCACCATGCCAAACCTCTCCTTCAGGATCTGATCAAAACATACGAAAACAATTAACAACAAGTAAGTACAACAGTAAACATCTTGGTCCCACAGTAAACCTCTTACAATTCAACATCAATAAACGCCTCCCACCAATGACGTACTATATTGTACTTTAAATTCTACATGAAATAcaggcttttctcaggctgcgCACTATATTTGGTGTAACTACATCAGTAAGAATTAGAATATCTAGTAAGAACACTTCGGTGCAAACCACATTACACCTTCTGTTTTAACTGAAGCTGTGGTGCTCCGTTAGGACcgttttaatacttttaataactCAAAGAGTTGTCAAATTCAGATCAGAGCAGTTCAAGCAGTTTGTGAATGAGTTAGCTGAGACAGGTTGGTGAAGGTGCAAAAACTAGCTTATTATCTTACCctgtcctgcagagagaggaccGTGGTTTTGTGGACGTCCAGCTTGACTGTGACTTCGGGTTTGCTGGCGCAGACGTAACAGTTGGCGCTGGGCGGATCCAGGACACACGGGACCAGCAGCTTCTTCCTGAGGTTGGGACACTTGTTCAGGTAGATCTGCAGAAAGAGGCAAATGGCGACCAACATGAAACGTGGAGAAACAACGAGAGCTGGAAGAAAAGAGTTCAACTCTGAACCCCATTGGGGTCAAAAGCCTTTCCTTTGCACAAAATAGAAATTCAGCAAACAATATTGACATTCTTTACCCTGCATTAGAActcataattattatttcttctaAGTCAAAAAGAGTTCATAGGTCTTGAAGGATAGGTTCTACTATTGTTCAACTCCCTCTTGATCACTCCTGTTAATACCAGACATTAAGAGATTCTTTCCTAAAGCACTGACTTTGgaacacatttttgcagagtGAGGATttggattttatattttgtcctGCCATCAATTATATTGAAAATGCATTATGATGGGATCTTTTCACAACCGTATTGCAGTcaggaaaacatgttttaaaaaatgaaatatgggTGTGTGACTATTGCTTTAAGACAAACTTTAAAACACTGCCGACCCCTAAATATAAAGgtgagacactacaggtgaaaaaaaaaagaaaaagatttcactatgaaactgaaacaaattGTATagcaagttttctgaaatgttatgtttgaatatgcaaatagtGCTAATCAAATATATGCTATTTTGCATAAGTTCCAAGAatagaaatctgaacattggatcaAGCCAGGAttaaaattttgtttcataattgAAAATTTAAAGTCAAATGCCTTTAGGAGAGAGAATTTGGGTTTTCATTATTTATccctccataaatcagaaaaaacagcccaaaataaataaataataatttctttaatgtttttaggaaaaaaatgtgCTATAAATCAAGCTGTGAATGAAATATATACAATTCTCTTgctaaaaaccttcagaaatgAAACTGGATAGTgtggtgtatgtaagtgctgCTGTCCAGTCAGGGACACTTGGTACTAACCATACGACAGGACTCCATTTCCCCAGACAGGATCTTCAAACCCTCCAGCACAATAAGTCCAGCGATGACCGCGTTGGTCGTAGCAATAGCTGGGATGATGTTACCCGCCATGGctgaatcaaacaaaacaaaaagaacaatttCAAACTGTTAATTAGGGACATCTTTAGAATATGCACCACAAGTGTATAAGGAACTAGTTTACATCTTGTACAATGTGCTCATTAATTACAAACACAGCAAATTCTACATATTGGTTTGCAGAGTGACCAAATTTCCTGCCGAAAAGATGCGAGACAAGCGACTTACACTTCACATCAAAGCGACTCTTCATGTTCATGCTAAAGATGTGCATACGTAGGTTGGCTGCAGCAGTAACAAAGTCCATGGCTGGAGGGTCATCCTGAGAACAGAGGGGACACACGAGCCATTAATAACAGTGCGTGTATATGTGTCTTAATAACATTTACACTATGGCTGTGtatattctgtttttacaattattatagtaataatttttacaattattatagtattatattatagtttttCCAGTGTGCAAACATTCCCTCTGTCAGTTTGTGCTCTGCATTACCTTGTCCCACACCAGCTCGGCTCCTTCTCCCTTCTCCTGCAGCTGTGAGCGAAGAGTCTCCACGCTGTGCTGGAACAGCTGGCAGAGACCCCAAACACTCAGAACCTGCTGGTCCTTCAAACCAGAACCCACAGACTCCTTCTGAGGACCCGCTgggacacacaaacaagcatggATGAACATGAAGACAAAGTATTAACACCTacgacagcagagagacagctGACAAAtgacatacatatttaaaaaaggtacgTACCACTGTTCTCTAGCTGCTGCCAGTCCAGAGGTGTAGGAGCTTTCCTCGTCTTCCACAGCTTGTCCATGGTCAGCAGGTACATGATGTCATCTTTGAAAAGCTGCAGAGAAGAGCCAATCAGAACATGGCTTGTCACTGTATGTCTCTCGGTGGTAACATAATAACAGAGTGCTGATTAAATCTCCAAAACTGCTGTGTGTTCAGTATTTGAGAGCCAATTAAGAAACAATACACTGGTAAATTTAATTTCCATCTGCATGTTACTTCTCTCTCCCTGAATGGCTAATCCAATTTATGTTTTGGATCCTCAACCCATGAAAACTGGTACTCATGTTCTACTAAGCGCTTTGGCTCGTCTCCATCAAGGCACTATGAAAACAAACTTACACTGCAATATGTATGGgtcaaacaagaaaaaagaaaggaaaaaaacatggtaaATAACTCAGTTTGACACCGTTCCCCTTATTTGACAGATAGAGGCTCGGCTGTGTACATGAAACCCTCCCACACTGCAAGAGCTGAGTTAATGCTTCTTAGATACTATCTTACATGCAAACTCCCTCGatactatatttagaatatctTCATCACTCCATCTTGCTGTCGGACAGCCCTTTCCAAAGTGAAACTGAAGCAGTTATCTATTCTCTCTCACTTAATTGACTCCAAACACTTTAAACCACcacaaataacacaaactaaGTGACAGAGGCAGTGGTAGATCAACAATTCCGGTGAACTGCAAGGtagatttttcaaaaggaaTCTGAATTTTTGTGCCCAGAGATGTTCAGACATGACCGTCCCTATTTACATGTCTGAGGATTTTGCAAAGAAGGCTAATTGTTTTGTAGATGCTtcagaaacaggaggtcttaaaaaaaaagaaacttatatatattatattatatatttagcaAGCCAAAATCAAGATGTTTACAGAATATTCAACCTTCGCTCCTTTataatgcatgtaatactttacttctttctttacacGGGTTGTAAagaaaggcaataaagtagctCACGAATATGAAATAAGAGTTTACAGCTATGAACAATTCCTTCTGTGCATTGAGCCGACTGGAACCAACTGTAGGTACTACACTGACTACATATAAGTACCTCATTCAGCCCCActtcaaaaaatccaaactatcaATTTGAGATCAGAAAACTGTGGTCTTCAACgctcttttttttgcagtatgaAGTAAATAAACCTTGAGCCTCacattgactttttaaaaatcggAAACAGTCCTATAATTTTGATTAGTCTGACCGTCTCTGACCTTGTTGAAGAGTTTGGCGGCGTCGTATCCTGTGGAGCGGGCCCATTCCTTGGTGGAGACTCGCTTGATGTCCCCGTCCTTTTCTGAGGCTGTGGCGCGAGCTGCCGTGTCTTCGGGATTCCCTGTttatagaaaacacacacattttacagtgCATGTTGAAAATTAGATATAGTGAAACAAAAGCAATGCTAGCTCTCACTCACATGAAGCCTCTGGGTCCGCTGTGTCAGGCGACACCTCTTGATCTGCGTCCTCTTCTCCAAATAGCTGACTATGGTGGTGATAGACAAGCAATGCAAGATGACCATTAGCACACAGCATACTGGCCACTATAGTTGAGGGCCAGTCTAGTGAGGGTTTATCGTGGAATCAACTTGAATGAGCCTTACTTGAAGAGATACTTGGCCCAGACGATGCAGTGAATGGGCTCTGATGGTGTGTTTCTGATGGTGCATCCTGGGAAGGTCTTTTGGGTGGGCTTGGGTTGACACTCGTAGCACTCCGTCATTCCCTGGGGAACGAGAAGAAAGCGGAGCAAGAGGGAATAAGAGAAGGGGAGAAACGGCGACAGAGACGGGATGAGAGGGGGTATGACTGGATAGGAGAAATCTCTGCAATggattttttgtcaagtaacaTAATGGTGCGTGTTCTACCTTCTTGATGACGCTGACTTGTCCCAGGTATCCGGCGGTGCCGCTCTCTATCAGAGGGATGTCTGCTGCCAAACACATCCTGTTCACGTGGTTACGGGCCGCTGAGGAGACAAAGTGTTTTGATTTCCTTGTCATTTGAATTTGCTGCCAGTTAGGAGAAGGGTTGGGTGATATGGTAGAAAATCTTCTATCAGGACATCAGGTATCTTCACATCTCCATAATGATATATATCTAGATACAGCATTTTTTCTgctaatacaaattaaataggAAATACTGGCATGgtaaagactatttgtttactcctgtgtgaattaaatacgtgactaaattaaaagtactgactattcaattatttattggGGACAGGTGAAATTATagagtaaaaacagtaaatatttttCAGCTATACCCTGACTatatttacatgcatgcacacagagtAAACTGATTAAGACAAATATTGGCTTCAACTAAATAAGCAGAAGAGAAAGTAGTGTGTGCTTGTGGTTATCAATTTAGACAACGTAATTGTGTATCTCGGtatatgatttcatcacgatatacagacaataaatgatcaTGTTGAATTATCGACCAGCTCTAGTTCGGAGCAGCACAAAGTGTCAGGTGAAAATACCTCTGTTATCCAGAGCATTCATCACCAGCATGAAATCTCTGAAGAACTCCACATTGTAGTCAGGGCTGTTGGGGggggtataaaaaaaaaaagacacaatcaGTTCCAAATTGAAAGGACACTATGATAAaactcaaatataaataaataaactcaaaaatgtattcagtgaATCAAAAAGCAATCAACAGAATGAAACTCACTTCATGATGCTGTCATGGTAGGCGGTGATGTTTACAGTGGGACAAAACTGCAACACGCTCTCCTTGGCCACCTGCAAACCAACAGGAACAAAGCAGCCGACTTGAGTCAGAACTGTGCAAACAGCACGCCGAGTAGGATTTAGTCCACGTTGTGATATTACAGAAAGACTTCATATTGCAGGGGTGTTTGTTATTACACGCTGCCAATTCAGACAGGATTAAAAACATCACTACGGTGACAGAGGTTAATGATGATGCTCACATACCTGTGCTTTGGACTTGCCGACATGCTTCTTCTGAAAGAGGAACTGGCGGTTCAAGTTGCTGACATCAATCGTGTCCAAGTCAATCTGCCGATATCAATAGGGTTAGAACGTCAGTCACGTATGCATGTAATGTAACATGACAGCTACAGTCGACCTGTCACTCGCGCACTGTCACAGCTTTTGACACAGCATTTTTATTAGATATTAtaatttggatttaaaaaacgTCTGCTGTGCAAATGGTGACACATATGAACAAATCCACAACCAAATTACGGTATTCTCCATACAAATACCGATAGGATCTACCTCACTTGTACCTACAAAAGTTATGGATTAATGATGTATTTCAAAAGGAGTTCACTCAAAAATGATGTCTTGTGGCTTTTGTTATGGCTCATTTTTGATAGGAACAGAACATTtgtgagaatatatatatatatacacacacatttcagtttACCAGCAACCTTTAATGACACCTTGAGGTCTCTGAACCCTTCACTGGGATCCGGTGATGATCAGATCCAAACACCTGACGGCTGACCcaacattaaaaacagccaCAACTAATAAGAAGTGTACAAGTGTCGCTCCAACAGACGCCAATTTACAAAATCAACCttcaaaatgtatataacaTTGATGCAATAACATAACCTGACAAACCTTATCAAAAAGGTGTCAACGGGTGTCAGTGCTATTTAGCCGGCCGGCTGCCTAGTTAGCAGTCTCCTTACAAAGAAGTTGTCTGGCTAACTCAGCGGTGCCGATGGCGCCAAATGCTGTGTTCATATTTCACCGACTTCATGGTCGGGCCTGCTCCTTTAACTATGCACTCGGGGAAAGACAGGGGTAACAGGAAAACACCACTACCACTCCAATGCTTTACTTCTTTGAACAACCCCTCCCGGGAATTAGCCCGAGCCCGCACACCCCCTCAGGCGCAGTCTGTGCAGCACAAAGACCTAGCATgatagctagctagccagctagctaacagacagagacacacacacacaaacataagtATGACGGACCACTTCGATGTTTTTGAAGCCGGTGAGGACGAGGTTCTTCAGCAGCTCGCAGCCGATCCCCCCCGCTCCCACCACCAGCACCTTGCATGTGGAGAGGGTGTCAGACAGCTCTTTCCGGAGGGAACCAACCAGTTGGACCATGTTGACCGACTAGAGACAGAACCAGAGCCTGCGGCGCCGAGAGCTTCTTCTTCTACACAACCGAAGTCCTGCCTACTTCCGGGTTATTCCGCTTCTTCTGCAGGCTTGTGAGGCGCTTGTTTGTCCGATTAGCGCCCTCTACTGGGTAAGTGTGGGTACTGGAAGACTGGAATGAAGGGATCTCTCAAGTTGTTGcagatttgaataaaatgttatagAAGACTGGATTGTGTAGATCTCTCAAGATcctgagaaataaaaataaaggacctcatcatattattataatatatagaGCCATATTacagcacaacacacactgcagtgcCAGAATCACAAGTATCTCAAGCAAGTAGACAGCCAGACTATTTAATACGCTTAGATACATCTGGAGTTATGTCTGATGTTCTGGACCCATGGCCATTGGTATACCTGTATTTACTGGGAATAGTAAAGGCTACTTCGATCAGTGTTTAGCTTTCTCAATAAGTATACTGTCCCAACACATATGGAGATCATGGTTGGAAAAATAACCACCAACCATCATCTAATATTATTCAACTCAATCTCCTAGcataagattacattacattacagtcatttagcagacgcttttatccaaagcgacttacaatcagtagtatattacatatcattcacccaatgacagggctaccatgcaaggtgccaccatcagactctaactaacattcatgcaacatccagtccacaccgatggcaagccttcgggattggggttaagtgtcttgcccaaggacactcgaccgaagccgggtatcgaaccacacCCTCTGATTTCATGTTGCCAACTCACCAACCGTACATTTTCATGTAGGCCTCTACATATTAATAGTATTTTTCTGATCTCTAGTGGCATCTCCTCACacaatgatttgtttttcttcattataACTTTCTGGCATTTCCCACTACTATCCTCATTTATATGTTATCCAAGTCAACTTTAAAATCAGAGAAGGCAGCCTAGAGGTGAAAGATCGTCATCTTCTCGACCCTCCTGCAGACATTGTGGTATGGAGTCCTTTGGTaaaaatcaaattgtttaaaaatgaataacagtTCAAATTAGTTCAGGTTTAAATATTTCCCAATGTAAAATTTGTTAAATTGCATCTCCTTAATACAGCAAAGAACAGGCCACGTTTCACCATCTTGTTTGGAGAGGACGATATCACTGCAGTGGAAGTTGTGACGGTGAAGGCTTGTGAGGATAGCCAAGCTAACATTACACTTTCAGTTTAAGTCATTGTgctacaaataaataaaagggatgcaaaataaaaaagaagacctcatgataaatgaaataacagaaagggtcattttaaagcattttcacAAAACggcatttttaaaaatcatttaaaGAATGAACAGTGGTATTTTACAACCCGCCAGGTATTTTCACTTCCCCTGATTAGTCCCTCCTGTACCAGCtgtgattaattgatttatagCACCTGTTAGGGCAGAACCACCAACGCCCCTGCCTACATGCCTGAGCTGTGTGTCAATACAGAACACCAATGGCAATTTACCTTTACGaagcaaaagcaaaatgtttttcccccaaaaaatgaatattAGCCAATTCTATA
This is a stretch of genomic DNA from Anoplopoma fimbria isolate UVic2021 breed Golden Eagle Sablefish chromosome 19, Afim_UVic_2022, whole genome shotgun sequence. It encodes these proteins:
- the uba2 gene encoding SUMO-activating enzyme subunit 2, whose product is MVQLVGSLRKELSDTLSTCKVLVVGAGGIGCELLKNLVLTGFKNIEVIDLDTIDVSNLNRQFLFQKKHVGKSKAQVAKESVLQFCPTVNITAYHDSIMNPDYNVEFFRDFMLVMNALDNRAARNHVNRMCLAADIPLIESGTAGYLGQVSVIKKGMTECYECQPKPTQKTFPGCTIRNTPSEPIHCIVWAKYLFNQLFGEEDADQEVSPDTADPEASWNPEDTAARATASEKDGDIKRVSTKEWARSTGYDAAKLFNKLFKDDIMYLLTMDKLWKTRKAPTPLDWQQLENSAGPQKESVGSGLKDQQVLSVWGLCQLFQHSVETLRSQLQEKGEGAELVWDKDDPPAMDFVTAAANLRMHIFSMNMKSRFDVKSMAGNIIPAIATTNAVIAGLIVLEGLKILSGEMESCRMIYLNKCPNLRKKLLVPCVLDPPSANCYVCASKPEVTVKLDVHKTTVLSLQDRILKERFGMVAPDVQIEDGKGTILISSEEGETESNNSKFLADFGIRNGSRLQVDDFLQDYTLLVNVLHTEELERDVEFEVVGEAPDKAPPPQTTQEEGNSITNGNKDSAQPSTSTKAPAEDDDIMIVDSDEEEEEGASSSTAAAPTSGTKRKHPNAETGETSTKRPRTDQTSAAAASHDNDDDDIIALD